The following proteins come from a genomic window of Miscanthus floridulus cultivar M001 chromosome 2, ASM1932011v1, whole genome shotgun sequence:
- the LOC136538305 gene encoding serine/threonine-protein kinase 54-like: protein MIHAVKLLDWGEDGFATEAETAALRTSFKTEVAVWHKLSHPNVTKFVGASMGTTDLKIPANNSNGGARTNFPARACCVVVEYLAGGTLKQYLIKNSRRKIAYKVVVQLALDLARGLSYLHSRKIVHRDVKSENMLLTPQRNLKIADFGVARVEAQNPKDMTGATGTLGYIAPEVLDGKPYNRKCDVYSFGICLWEIYCCDTPYPDLSFADVSSAVVHQNLRPDIPRCCPSAFANVMRKCWDANPDKRPDMDEVVQLLEALDTSKGGGMIPDGQSSGCLCLTKARGP from the exons ATGATACATGCAGTGAAGCTTTTGGATTGGGGAGAAGATGGTTTTGCCACAGAAGCTGAAACTGCTGCTTTACGAACATCATTCAAGACGGAGGTTGCTGTTTGGCATAAGCTCAGCCACCCTAATGTTACAAAG TTTGTGGGTGCATCTATGGGGACCACAGACCTTAAGATTCCAGCAAACAATTCCAATGGTGGTGCACGTACAAATTTTCCTGCAAGAGCATGTTGTGTCGTGGTAGAGTATCTCGCTGGAGGAACTTtgaagcaatatttgataaagaACAGTCGACGGAAGATTGCTTACAAAGTTGTGGTTCAGCTTGCATTGGATTTGGCTAGAGG ATTGAGCTATCTGCACTCCAGGAAGATTGTACATCGGGATGTGAAAAGCGAAAACATGCTACTTACTCCACAGAGAAACCTTAAGATTGCTGATTTCGGTGTTGCTCGTGTTGAGGCTCagaatccaaaggacatgactggtGCAACAGGCACACTTGGTTATATAGCTCCAGAG GTTCTTGATGGTAAGCCATACAACAGGAAGTGTGATGTTTACAGTTTTGGCATTTGTTTATGGGAAATCTATTGTTGTGACACGCCTTACCCAGACCTAAGTTTTGCTGATGTCTCATCTGCCGTTGTTCACCAG AATTTGCGCCCAGACATTCCTCGCTGCTGCCCAAGTGCATTTGCGAATGTTATGCGGAAATGCTGGGATGCAAACCCAGATAAACGCCCTGATATGGATGAAGTGGTGCAGCTTTTAGAGGCTCTGGACACGAGCAAAGGCGGTGGCATGATACCAGATGGCCAATCATCAGGATGCTTATGCCTCACAAAGGCTCGTGGTCCATAG